One Fibrobacter sp. UWB2 DNA window includes the following coding sequences:
- a CDS encoding DMT family transporter — translation MVLAAFLWGSTFVAQIEGNDVGPFAFVCMRNFIATGVLFGLAKVLDKFNKSPRKPKTKEENRALWKAGLICGLTLFFGMNLQQTGLFLGCSAGKAGFLTACYIIFVPILSTFFGKKISPKIWLCVAITLEGLYLLCIKEDFTIQPSDIILLLCALAFAAHILVVGKYGPYMDNVRLSAIQFLVVATLSIFPMFFVDLKGNFAGFGTVIDVYSHFKPWIPLLYAAILSSGVAFTLQIVAQNKLRPTIASLLMSLESVFSVISGWVMLGERFTLQEGIGCVLMFTAVILAQVNIKRKGDSRLNRE, via the coding sequence ATGGTACTGGCGGCATTTCTGTGGGGTTCCACATTTGTCGCCCAAATCGAAGGCAACGACGTCGGTCCGTTCGCATTCGTGTGCATGCGAAATTTCATCGCGACAGGTGTCCTTTTCGGACTGGCGAAGGTATTGGACAAATTCAACAAAAGCCCTAGAAAGCCGAAAACGAAAGAAGAAAATCGAGCTCTCTGGAAGGCGGGCCTGATTTGTGGACTTACGCTTTTCTTTGGGATGAACTTGCAACAGACGGGGCTTTTTCTCGGATGTTCCGCCGGAAAGGCGGGGTTCCTCACCGCGTGCTACATCATTTTCGTCCCGATTCTAAGCACATTTTTCGGCAAGAAGATTTCCCCCAAGATTTGGCTTTGCGTTGCCATTACGCTTGAAGGGCTTTACCTGCTCTGCATCAAAGAAGATTTTACCATCCAGCCATCCGATATTATCCTATTGCTTTGCGCGCTCGCCTTTGCGGCTCACATTCTCGTCGTCGGAAAGTACGGCCCTTACATGGACAATGTGAGACTTTCAGCAATACAGTTTCTCGTGGTCGCAACACTTTCCATTTTCCCGATGTTTTTCGTGGACTTGAAAGGAAATTTTGCGGGGTTTGGCACGGTGATAGACGTCTATTCGCATTTCAAGCCGTGGATTCCGCTTTTGTACGCCGCCATCCTTTCGAGCGGTGTGGCGTTCACATTGCAAATTGTCGCGCAAAACAAATTAAGGCCCACCATAGCATCGCTATTGATGAGCCTTGAATCTGTATTTTCCGTGATTTCTGGATGGGTGATGCTCGGTGAGCGATTCACCCTTCAAGAAGGAATCGGATGCGTGCTAATGTTCACCGCCGTCATCCTGGCACAAGTCAATATAAAACGCAAAGGAGATTCCCGATTAAATCGGGAATGA